One Paraburkholderia kururiensis DNA window includes the following coding sequences:
- the map gene encoding type I methionyl aminopeptidase, whose protein sequence is MAITYKTPDDIARLRISGRLAAEVLAMIGEYVQPGVSTDELDAHCNDYIVNTLKAVPANVGYLGFPKTVCTSVNQVVCHGIPDRKEILKDGDIINIDVAVIKDGYFGDTSRMYCVGQPSTVAQVLIDTTYDAMVAGIREVKPGATLGDIGHAIQKRAQRDGFSVVRDYCGHGIGTVYHEEPQVLHFGQPGQGVRLRPGMVFTIEPMVNAGRAGTTVLRDGWTVVTKDRSLSAQWEHMVAVTDDGFELLTPWPDGTGRYEAP, encoded by the coding sequence ATGGCCATTACCTACAAGACTCCCGACGACATCGCGCGGCTGCGCATCTCAGGCCGGCTCGCGGCCGAAGTGCTCGCGATGATCGGCGAATACGTGCAACCGGGCGTGTCGACCGACGAGCTCGATGCGCACTGTAACGACTACATCGTCAACACGCTGAAGGCCGTGCCTGCGAACGTGGGTTATCTCGGCTTTCCGAAGACCGTCTGCACGTCCGTGAACCAGGTGGTCTGCCACGGCATTCCCGATCGCAAGGAAATTCTCAAGGACGGCGACATCATCAACATCGACGTCGCCGTGATCAAAGACGGCTACTTCGGCGACACGAGCCGCATGTACTGCGTCGGCCAGCCGAGCACGGTCGCGCAGGTGTTGATCGACACCACCTACGACGCGATGGTGGCCGGCATTCGCGAGGTGAAGCCGGGCGCCACGCTTGGCGACATCGGTCACGCGATCCAGAAGCGGGCGCAGCGCGACGGCTTTTCTGTGGTGCGCGACTACTGCGGCCACGGCATCGGCACGGTCTATCACGAAGAACCGCAGGTGCTCCATTTCGGGCAGCCGGGTCAGGGCGTGCGGCTGCGTCCCGGCATGGTTTTCACCATCGAGCCCATGGTGAATGCCGGCCGTGCCGGTACCACCGTGTTGCGCGACGGTTGGACCGTCGTGACGAAAGACCGCTCGCTCTCGGCTCAATGGGAGCACATGGTGGCCGTCACCGACGACGGCTTCGAATTGCTTACGCCCTGGCCCGACGGCACGGGCCGCTACGAAGCGCCGTAA
- a CDS encoding cytochrome b produces MRWRNTLESYGNVSMLFHWLTAAAFITAYVVVYYVIWFVDPETSIKPALFGTTPNAARVVPILNIHWILGITIGFLTLPRLLWRIFGIVPRHLSHSRIENRAADVAHWALYALLILMPISGYMTTYDPTNFGFFVVPACRNTAFAAWIRSIFGLSVTGLEDVMWAVHSFIGQWVAWPLIVIHAGAALVHHFVRKDAVLKRMLPLARQDEASASPPTAGAQPNHR; encoded by the coding sequence ATGCGCTGGAGAAACACGCTGGAGTCCTACGGCAATGTCTCGATGCTGTTTCACTGGCTGACCGCCGCGGCGTTCATCACCGCGTATGTGGTGGTCTACTACGTCATCTGGTTCGTCGATCCGGAGACGAGCATCAAGCCCGCCCTGTTCGGCACCACGCCGAACGCGGCGCGCGTGGTGCCCATTCTGAACATTCACTGGATCCTCGGCATCACGATCGGGTTCCTCACGCTGCCCCGTTTGCTGTGGCGAATCTTCGGCATCGTTCCGCGTCACCTCTCGCATTCGCGCATCGAGAACCGCGCGGCGGACGTGGCGCACTGGGCGCTCTACGCGCTGCTGATCCTGATGCCCATATCGGGCTACATGACCACGTATGACCCCACGAACTTCGGCTTCTTCGTCGTCCCCGCATGCAGGAACACCGCGTTCGCGGCGTGGATCCGCTCGATCTTCGGCCTCTCGGTAACGGGGCTCGAAGACGTGATGTGGGCCGTGCACAGCTTCATTGGCCAATGGGTGGCCTGGCCGCTCATCGTGATTCATGCGGGCGCGGCACTCGTGCATCACTTCGTGCGTAAAGACGCGGTGCTCAAACGCATGCTGCCGCTCGCGCGGCAGGACGAAGCCAGCGCGAGCCCACCCACGGCGGGCGCCCAACCGAACCACCGTTAG
- a CDS encoding aldehyde dehydrogenase family protein gives MSQNLKHFINGVPADASDGGRMRLLNPVDELEYATAAEGTAEDVQRAVAAASAQLNGGAWSTLDGAQRARLLIRLADLVERDTALLADMDAHAIGRSPIEPRMMDVPNAVANLRAAAGWANQLEGRTIPTAGYMGNKTLSYTVREPIGVVGAIVPWNSPLMITTWKLAALLAAGCTVVIKPAEETPQSALHLAALCKEAGFPDGVVNVVTGRGDVVGRALCEHPDVAKISFTGSPEAGRAIQRTAGAQFKRVTLELGGKSPQIVFDDAPFDEAVRGCALGIFVNQGQVCAAGSRILVQRKLARRFAAAMAEAAATIQVGDPREPGVQMGPLAKQQQFERVNRYIQAGLDEGAELLAGGVSHPTKGWFVKPTIFAGAHNGMTIAREEIFGPVGTIIAFDTEEEAIAIANDSDYGLAATLWTNDLARAHRVAHQVKVGAVGVNCWSPLDANLPWGGLKRSGIGREGGITGALAYTEEKVVTVLLPS, from the coding sequence ATGAGCCAGAACCTGAAGCACTTCATTAACGGCGTGCCGGCCGATGCCTCCGACGGCGGCCGTATGCGTCTCTTGAACCCGGTCGACGAGCTCGAGTACGCCACGGCCGCCGAAGGCACCGCCGAAGACGTGCAACGCGCCGTTGCCGCCGCCAGCGCGCAATTGAACGGCGGTGCCTGGAGCACGCTGGACGGCGCACAGCGTGCCCGTCTGCTGATCCGGCTTGCCGACCTCGTCGAACGCGACACGGCACTGCTCGCCGACATGGACGCCCACGCAATCGGCCGCTCGCCCATCGAGCCGCGCATGATGGACGTGCCGAACGCCGTCGCCAATCTTCGTGCCGCCGCGGGCTGGGCGAACCAGCTCGAAGGACGGACCATTCCCACCGCCGGCTACATGGGAAACAAGACGCTCTCGTACACGGTGCGCGAGCCCATCGGCGTAGTCGGCGCCATCGTGCCGTGGAATTCGCCGCTCATGATCACCACCTGGAAGCTCGCGGCGCTGCTCGCCGCAGGTTGCACGGTGGTCATCAAGCCCGCCGAGGAAACGCCGCAGTCCGCGCTGCATCTGGCCGCGCTGTGCAAGGAAGCCGGCTTTCCCGATGGCGTCGTGAACGTGGTCACGGGCCGCGGCGACGTGGTGGGCCGCGCGCTCTGCGAGCACCCGGACGTCGCGAAGATCAGCTTCACGGGCAGCCCCGAGGCGGGCCGCGCCATTCAGCGCACCGCGGGCGCGCAATTCAAGCGCGTCACGCTGGAGTTGGGCGGCAAGAGCCCGCAGATCGTGTTCGACGACGCGCCGTTCGACGAAGCCGTGCGCGGTTGTGCGCTCGGCATTTTCGTGAATCAGGGGCAGGTATGCGCCGCAGGCTCGCGCATTCTGGTGCAGCGCAAACTGGCCCGGCGTTTCGCCGCGGCAATGGCCGAAGCGGCGGCCACCATCCAGGTGGGCGACCCGCGCGAACCCGGTGTGCAGATGGGGCCGCTCGCGAAACAGCAGCAATTCGAGCGCGTGAACCGGTACATTCAGGCGGGCCTCGACGAAGGCGCCGAACTGCTGGCGGGCGGCGTATCGCATCCCACGAAGGGATGGTTCGTGAAGCCAACCATCTTCGCGGGCGCGCACAACGGCATGACGATCGCGCGCGAGGAAATCTTCGGACCGGTGGGCACTATCATCGCCTTCGATACCGAAGAAGAAGCCATTGCCATCGCCAACGATTCGGACTACGGGCTTGCAGCTACGCTCTGGACCAACGACCTCGCGCGCGCACACCGCGTGGCGCACCAGGTGAAGGTGGGGGCCGTCGGCGTGAACTGCTGGAGCCCGCTGGATGCGAACCTGCCGTGGGGCGGCCTCAAGCGTAGCGGCATAGGGCGCGAAGGCGGCATTACCGGCGCGCTCGCCTACACCGAAGAGAAAGTCGTCACGGTTCTACTGCCCTCCTGA
- the minE gene encoding cell division topological specificity factor MinE, translated as MSILSFLLGEKKKSASVAKERLQLIIAHERAGGHAPADYLPALQRELVAVISKYVKISNDDIRVSLERQDNLEVLEVKIEIPQA; from the coding sequence ATGTCGATTCTTTCGTTTTTGCTGGGCGAGAAGAAGAAGTCCGCGTCGGTAGCGAAGGAACGCCTGCAGCTGATCATTGCCCATGAGCGGGCCGGCGGCCATGCGCCTGCCGATTATCTGCCGGCGTTGCAGCGCGAACTCGTCGCGGTGATTTCGAAGTACGTGAAGATCTCCAACGACGATATTCGCGTGAGTCTGGAGCGGCAGGACAACCTCGAAGTGCTCGAGGTCAAGATCGAGATTCCGCAGGCCTGA
- a CDS encoding chloride channel protein: protein MRRTLPSFPSHVGRRARRLWRQYGVFWLGAIAVGLIAVFYARLIDWGYGVFRTAQHDHVWLPFIITPAVAAASVWLTRHLFRGAEGSGIPQVIATLHAKPGESGARLLTLRILLGKIAVSFLGILGGFTIGREGPTVQVGAALMFNLRRLYPRSNALIERQLVLAGAAAGLSAAFNTPLAGIVFAIEELTRSFEARASGVLITAIIIAGVIALGLNGNYTYFGTIQIGSHFPDLLAVAVLLTAVVTGLAGGVFAWLLLNTARWIPAPLRKLHGERPVAFGALCGLVIAVIGALSGGTTFGSGYAEARGLLDGHEQLSVLYPFLKMASMVGSYLPGIPGGIFAPSLSIGAGFGNLLHMVFGSLQLQMLIALAMVGYLAAVTQSPITSFVIVMEMINGHALVISLMATALVASRVSRLLAPPLYESLSERYMAPLPQPAPAPVPEVPEALNATEPDETAAASDAGPHR from the coding sequence ATGCGCCGAACGTTGCCCTCCTTCCCTTCCCATGTCGGACGCCGTGCGCGGCGCCTCTGGCGCCAGTACGGCGTGTTCTGGCTAGGCGCCATCGCGGTAGGCCTCATCGCCGTCTTTTACGCACGTCTCATCGATTGGGGATATGGCGTGTTTCGCACCGCCCAGCACGATCACGTGTGGCTGCCATTCATCATCACGCCGGCCGTGGCGGCGGCGTCCGTGTGGCTCACGCGGCACCTCTTTCGCGGCGCGGAAGGCAGCGGCATTCCGCAGGTCATCGCGACGCTCCATGCGAAGCCGGGCGAGTCGGGTGCGCGCCTTCTCACGCTGCGCATCCTGCTCGGCAAGATCGCCGTGTCGTTCCTCGGCATACTGGGCGGCTTCACGATTGGGCGCGAAGGTCCCACGGTTCAGGTGGGCGCCGCGCTCATGTTCAACCTGAGGCGGCTCTACCCACGGTCGAACGCCTTGATCGAACGGCAACTCGTGCTGGCCGGCGCGGCTGCCGGGCTTTCGGCGGCATTCAACACACCGCTCGCGGGCATCGTGTTCGCCATCGAGGAACTCACGCGAAGCTTCGAGGCGCGCGCAAGCGGCGTGCTGATCACCGCCATCATCATCGCCGGTGTCATTGCGCTGGGCTTGAACGGCAACTACACCTACTTCGGCACCATCCAGATCGGGTCACATTTTCCGGATCTGCTGGCCGTAGCGGTATTGTTGACCGCTGTCGTGACCGGCCTCGCGGGCGGTGTCTTCGCGTGGTTGCTCCTCAACACTGCACGCTGGATTCCGGCGCCGTTGCGCAAGCTTCACGGTGAGCGGCCGGTCGCATTCGGCGCGCTGTGCGGACTCGTCATTGCGGTAATCGGCGCGCTGTCGGGCGGCACGACGTTCGGCAGCGGCTACGCGGAAGCACGCGGACTACTGGACGGCCACGAACAGCTTTCCGTGCTCTACCCGTTCCTGAAGATGGCGTCGATGGTGGGTTCGTACTTGCCCGGTATTCCGGGCGGCATTTTCGCGCCGTCGCTCTCGATCGGAGCCGGCTTCGGCAATCTGCTGCACATGGTGTTCGGCAGTCTGCAGTTGCAGATGCTCATCGCCCTCGCGATGGTGGGCTATCTCGCGGCCGTAACGCAGTCGCCCATTACGTCGTTCGTGATCGTGATGGAGATGATCAATGGCCACGCGCTGGTGATTTCGCTGATGGCCACGGCGCTCGTTGCGAGCCGCGTGTCGCGGCTACTCGCGCCGCCGCTTTATGAATCGCTCTCGGAGCGCTACATGGCGCCGCTGCCGCAACCCGCGCCGGCGCCCGTGCCGGAAGTACCGGAGGCACTGAACGCCACCGAGCCCGACGAGACGGCCGCAGCGTCGGACGCCGGGCCGCACCGCTGA
- a CDS encoding GNAT family N-acetyltransferase has product MNPSLTVRRIAADQGDVFRELRTASLRDAPYAFGDTLEDALGADASVFDSTAAEHAASRTAATFILYTEGHPAGLIGACFDDTPQRRAFVRELWVAPAVRHLRGGELLVNTASEWLASEGAREIHAWVADENRNAMRFYERLGFGPTGDHARIARAPDQWETLLVRDVRFAPGVQEH; this is encoded by the coding sequence ATGAATCCTTCATTGACCGTTCGCCGCATCGCTGCTGACCAGGGCGACGTGTTTCGCGAACTGCGCACTGCATCATTGCGCGATGCGCCCTACGCTTTCGGCGATACGCTGGAAGATGCGCTGGGCGCGGACGCTTCTGTCTTCGACTCCACCGCGGCCGAACATGCCGCTTCCCGCACTGCCGCAACGTTCATCCTCTATACCGAAGGTCATCCTGCCGGACTCATCGGCGCCTGTTTCGACGACACACCGCAGCGCCGTGCGTTCGTGCGCGAGTTGTGGGTGGCGCCCGCCGTGCGTCATCTGCGCGGGGGCGAGCTGCTCGTGAATACCGCGAGCGAATGGCTTGCGAGCGAGGGGGCACGCGAGATCCATGCATGGGTGGCCGATGAAAACCGCAACGCCATGCGCTTCTACGAGCGCCTCGGCTTCGGACCCACCGGCGACCACGCCCGCATTGCCCGGGCTCCGGATCAATGGGAAACGCTGCTCGTGCGCGACGTGCGCTTCGCGCCCGGTGTGCAGGAGCACTGA
- a CDS encoding aspartate aminotransferase family protein codes for MTYENARFWHPMMHPAAMKERKPLRIVRGDGCYVFDESGNRFVDGVGGLWNVNVGHNRPEVKTAIVKQLDQLEYFQLFDGVSNPPAEALSARLMEVLAPEEMKRVVFSSNGSDSTETALKLARQYWKILGQKDRTKFISLKEGYHGSHFLSASVNGNAVFRRNYEPLMPGCFQVQNPWVYRNPFTSDPEELSTLCADLLEREIQFQGPDTVAAFIAEPVQGAGGVIVPPASFWPKVRAVCDKYGVLLIADEVVTGFGRSGSLFGVRGWGVKPDFMCFAKGLSSGYVPLGATVFNDRVAQAFETNQDFSGQLMHGYTYAGHPVGCAAALASLDIVVGEDLPGNAGKQGAYLLEALQPFVDRFEAIGEVRGKGLMLAIDLVNDKATHEPISPMSGYAYSVAEVARRNGAVVRPVGTKIILSPPLVIQQPEIDRIVSALDAAFKEVPFVR; via the coding sequence ATGACTTACGAAAACGCCCGCTTCTGGCACCCCATGATGCATCCCGCCGCGATGAAGGAACGCAAGCCTTTGCGCATTGTTCGCGGCGACGGCTGCTACGTCTTCGACGAATCCGGCAACCGCTTCGTCGACGGCGTGGGCGGACTGTGGAACGTCAACGTGGGCCACAACCGCCCCGAGGTCAAGACGGCTATCGTGAAGCAGCTCGATCAACTCGAGTACTTCCAGCTGTTCGACGGCGTATCGAACCCGCCTGCCGAAGCGCTTTCCGCGCGTCTGATGGAAGTGCTCGCGCCGGAGGAGATGAAACGCGTGGTGTTCAGCTCAAATGGTTCGGATTCCACAGAAACGGCATTGAAGCTTGCACGCCAGTACTGGAAGATTCTCGGCCAGAAAGACCGCACGAAATTCATTTCGCTGAAAGAGGGCTATCACGGCAGCCACTTCCTGAGCGCATCGGTGAACGGCAATGCCGTCTTCCGCCGCAACTACGAGCCGCTCATGCCCGGTTGCTTCCAGGTGCAGAACCCCTGGGTGTATCGCAATCCGTTCACGAGCGACCCGGAAGAACTGTCGACGCTGTGCGCCGATCTGCTGGAGCGTGAGATCCAGTTCCAGGGCCCGGACACCGTGGCCGCGTTCATCGCCGAACCGGTTCAGGGCGCAGGCGGCGTGATCGTGCCGCCCGCAAGCTTCTGGCCCAAAGTACGCGCGGTATGCGACAAATACGGCGTACTGCTGATCGCGGACGAAGTGGTCACCGGTTTCGGCCGCTCCGGCAGCCTGTTCGGCGTGCGGGGCTGGGGCGTCAAGCCCGACTTCATGTGCTTCGCCAAGGGCCTGTCTTCGGGATACGTGCCGCTGGGTGCCACGGTATTCAACGACCGCGTGGCGCAGGCCTTCGAGACGAATCAGGATTTCTCGGGCCAACTCATGCACGGCTACACGTATGCGGGCCATCCCGTGGGTTGCGCCGCCGCGCTCGCGAGCCTCGACATCGTGGTGGGTGAAGATTTGCCCGGCAACGCCGGCAAGCAAGGCGCGTATTTGCTCGAAGCACTGCAGCCGTTCGTGGATCGCTTCGAAGCCATTGGCGAAGTGCGCGGCAAAGGTCTCATGCTCGCCATCGATCTGGTCAACGACAAGGCCACGCACGAGCCGATCAGCCCGATGTCGGGGTACGCCTATAGCGTCGCGGAAGTCGCGCGCCGCAACGGTGCCGTCGTGCGTCCGGTAGGCACGAAGATCATCCTGTCGCCGCCGCTCGTCATCCAGCAGCCTGAGATCGATCGCATCGTGTCCGCGCTCGACGCCGCCTTCAAGGAAGTGCCGTTCGTCCGCTAA
- a CDS encoding NYN domain-containing protein yields the protein MASPQESISMAVFCDFENVALGVRDAKFDRFDIKPVLERLLLKGSIVVKKAYCDWDRYKTFKAGMHEASFELIEIPHVRQSGKNSADIRLVVDALDLCYTKSHVDTFVIVSGDSDFSPLVSKLRENAKKVIGVGVKNSTSDLLVANCDEFIFYDDLVREQQREAARREKNEKSATAKRPANDERPAKPDQEDRKAKAIAFAVDTFDALVSERGDSGKIWASVLKSAIKRRRPDFNESRYGFRAFGNLLEEAQARGFLEIGRDEKSGTFVQRPGSPDGSGNSDAVHDVDDTHRDSEAGDVQKNARRRRQRSSSDTRATAGTIVSNDAAPIETAEAQRTEIAPAEPATEEQADTQSAKPQVATHDELNDAAKPTRRGKRPSRKSAKKSDDAPEVDTSHPAKEAAPASASASEQIGNANETAPVKKARKSTTRSRRSRTNNGDAST from the coding sequence ATGGCTTCACCCCAGGAAAGCATCAGCATGGCAGTGTTCTGCGACTTCGAGAACGTCGCCCTCGGCGTGCGCGACGCGAAGTTCGACCGCTTCGACATCAAGCCCGTGCTGGAGCGGCTGCTGCTCAAGGGCAGCATCGTCGTGAAAAAGGCCTACTGCGACTGGGACCGCTACAAGACCTTCAAGGCGGGCATGCACGAAGCGAGTTTCGAGTTGATCGAAATTCCGCACGTGCGCCAGTCGGGCAAGAATTCGGCCGACATCCGGCTCGTGGTCGACGCGCTCGACCTCTGCTATACGAAGTCGCACGTCGACACGTTCGTGATCGTGAGCGGCGATTCGGATTTTTCGCCGCTCGTCTCGAAGCTGCGCGAGAACGCCAAGAAGGTGATCGGCGTGGGCGTGAAGAACTCGACGTCGGACCTGCTGGTGGCAAACTGCGACGAGTTCATCTTCTACGACGACCTCGTGCGCGAGCAGCAACGCGAAGCCGCGCGACGCGAAAAGAACGAGAAGAGCGCCACGGCAAAGCGCCCCGCCAACGACGAGCGCCCCGCGAAGCCCGACCAGGAAGATCGCAAGGCAAAGGCCATCGCATTCGCCGTGGACACCTTCGACGCGCTCGTCTCCGAACGCGGAGACAGCGGAAAGATCTGGGCATCGGTGCTGAAAAGCGCGATCAAGCGACGCCGGCCCGACTTCAACGAATCGCGCTATGGCTTTCGCGCGTTCGGCAACCTGCTGGAAGAAGCGCAGGCGCGCGGCTTCCTCGAGATCGGGCGCGACGAGAAGTCGGGGACGTTCGTGCAGCGTCCCGGGAGCCCCGACGGGAGCGGAAACAGCGACGCCGTTCATGACGTGGACGACACGCACCGCGACAGCGAAGCAGGCGACGTCCAGAAAAACGCACGACGCCGCCGGCAGCGCTCATCGTCCGATACCCGCGCCACCGCTGGAACGATTGTGAGCAACGACGCAGCCCCTATAGAGACGGCGGAGGCGCAGCGGACCGAAATCGCCCCAGCCGAGCCGGCAACGGAAGAACAAGCCGACACGCAAAGCGCGAAGCCCCAGGTCGCCACCCACGACGAATTGAACGACGCCGCGAAACCCACCCGGCGAGGCAAGCGCCCATCGCGCAAGTCAGCGAAGAAGAGTGACGACGCGCCTGAAGTCGACACCTCGCATCCGGCGAAAGAAGCGGCACCTGCATCGGCATCAGCATCCGAACAAATCGGGAATGCCAACGAAACTGCGCCGGTAAAAAAGGCTCGCAAATCGACGACACGCTCGCGACGCTCACGCACCAATAACGGCGACGCGTCGACGTAG
- the minD gene encoding septum site-determining protein MinD — MAKIIVVTSGKGGVGKTTTSASFASGLALRGHKTAVIDFDVGLRNLDLIMGCERRVVYDLINVIQGEANLNQALIKDKKCENLFILPASQTRDKDALTQEGVEKVINDLVAMDFEYIVCDSPAGIESGALLAMHFADEALIVTNPEVSSVRDSDRILGILSSKTKRAIEGKDPIKEHLLITRYNPKRVSEGEMLSLTDIQEILRIELIGVVPESEAVLHASNQGVPAVHLDGTDVAEAYKDVVARFLGEDKALRFTDYQKPGLLQRLFGTK; from the coding sequence ATGGCAAAAATCATTGTGGTGACTTCGGGCAAGGGTGGCGTGGGCAAGACGACCACGAGCGCGAGTTTTGCGTCTGGCCTCGCGCTGCGCGGCCACAAGACCGCCGTGATCGACTTCGACGTCGGCCTGCGCAATCTCGATCTCATCATGGGCTGCGAGCGTCGCGTGGTGTACGACCTGATCAACGTGATCCAGGGCGAAGCGAACCTCAACCAGGCGCTCATCAAGGACAAGAAGTGCGAGAACCTGTTCATCCTGCCCGCCTCGCAGACGCGCGATAAAGACGCGCTCACGCAGGAAGGCGTGGAGAAGGTCATCAACGACCTCGTCGCCATGGACTTCGAGTACATCGTCTGCGATTCGCCGGCGGGCATCGAGTCGGGCGCGCTGCTCGCCATGCACTTCGCCGACGAGGCGCTCATCGTGACGAACCCCGAAGTGTCGTCGGTGCGCGACTCCGACCGCATTCTCGGTATTCTATCGTCGAAGACGAAGCGCGCGATCGAGGGCAAGGACCCCATCAAGGAGCACCTGCTCATCACGCGCTACAACCCGAAGCGCGTCAGCGAAGGCGAGATGCTTTCGCTCACGGACATTCAGGAAATTCTGCGCATCGAGCTGATCGGCGTGGTGCCCGAATCGGAGGCCGTGCTGCATGCGTCGAACCAGGGCGTGCCGGCCGTGCATCTCGACGGCACCGACGTGGCCGAAGCGTACAAGGACGTGGTCGCGCGCTTTCTCGGCGAGGACAAGGCGCTTCGCTTCACCGATTACCAGAAGCCGGGCCTGTTGCAGCGCCTCTTCGGCACCAAGTAA
- the minC gene encoding septum site-determining protein MinC, whose translation MSPRKSPYFELKSGTVDTLLFVVKTTELDAMRAELTRRFEATPEFFANDVVAIDVRRLGEQERVPVAEIARLLESVRMKPVGVVADASQHEWVAEAGLPFLEARDRRSTNAKTADEEREAPDAAAEATESAAATTPAAGDSAAQAESQPSAAVAQTLVIDKPLRSGQRVYAKGDLVVLAMVSNGAEVIAEGNIHIYAPLRGRALAGVHGNHDARIFCTCLEPELISIAGIYRTTENPLPADVQGKPVQVRLDEERLLFEPLRLT comes from the coding sequence ATGTCGCCCAGGAAATCGCCTTACTTTGAACTGAAGAGCGGGACCGTCGATACGCTCCTGTTCGTAGTGAAAACGACCGAGCTCGATGCCATGCGCGCCGAACTCACCCGGCGCTTCGAGGCGACGCCCGAATTCTTCGCGAACGACGTAGTGGCGATCGACGTGCGCCGCCTCGGCGAGCAGGAGCGCGTGCCGGTTGCCGAGATCGCACGGTTGCTCGAGAGCGTGCGGATGAAACCGGTCGGCGTTGTGGCAGACGCTTCGCAGCACGAGTGGGTGGCCGAAGCGGGTCTGCCGTTTCTCGAAGCGCGCGACCGCCGTTCGACCAACGCGAAGACCGCGGACGAAGAACGTGAGGCGCCGGATGCTGCTGCTGAAGCAACGGAATCGGCCGCCGCGACCACGCCCGCCGCTGGCGACTCGGCAGCGCAGGCGGAGTCCCAGCCTTCGGCGGCCGTTGCCCAGACGCTCGTGATCGACAAACCTCTGCGTTCGGGGCAGCGCGTGTACGCAAAGGGCGATCTGGTCGTGCTCGCAATGGTGAGCAACGGTGCGGAAGTGATCGCGGAAGGCAACATCCATATCTACGCGCCGTTGCGCGGCCGCGCGCTTGCCGGCGTGCACGGCAACCACGACGCGCGCATTTTTTGCACGTGCCTCGAACCGGAGCTGATTTCGATCGCGGGCATCTACCGCACGACCGAAAATCCGCTGCCGGCAGACGTGCAGGGCAAGCCGGTGCAGGTCCGGCTCGACGAGGAAAGACTGTTATTCGAACCGTTACGGCTCACGTGA
- a CDS encoding helix-turn-helix domain-containing protein: MNQSISRFQDVHMHACAVRDWNQTYSQISAGPLESSLMQLKSTHAHVFREQISQRVVQHGEAPKGKMCFAIPAAVSGTVRMQGREADANSLFVLRGGEEFMFHMPMGMDMLSITFDGELFESALEAMPSPGDIRTLLRQPVIKVPSQRLEECRDQLLALFSSALAIDAPDASDASSGTPDLERDLEREMLDGLLGLLADPTCDRNQRPGSSTQSFIVDKCHRLTVSDAANAPSVIELCQRLQISRRTVQNSFRTVAETTPVKYLRSVRLNGVRRELMATRASDLAIGDAAANWGFFHMSHFAADYQELFGELPSQTRRAGR; the protein is encoded by the coding sequence ATGAATCAAAGCATCAGCCGGTTCCAGGACGTGCATATGCATGCCTGCGCGGTGCGGGACTGGAACCAGACCTACAGCCAGATATCGGCGGGACCGCTGGAAAGCTCGTTGATGCAGCTGAAAAGCACGCATGCCCACGTCTTTCGCGAGCAGATCAGCCAGCGTGTCGTGCAGCACGGGGAAGCACCGAAGGGCAAGATGTGTTTCGCGATCCCGGCCGCCGTGTCGGGCACCGTGCGCATGCAGGGCCGCGAGGCCGACGCGAACAGCCTCTTCGTACTGCGCGGCGGCGAAGAGTTCATGTTCCATATGCCGATGGGCATGGACATGCTCTCCATCACGTTCGACGGCGAGTTGTTCGAAAGCGCGCTGGAAGCCATGCCTTCGCCGGGCGACATCCGGACGCTGCTGCGGCAGCCCGTCATCAAGGTGCCATCGCAGCGGCTCGAGGAATGCCGCGACCAGCTGCTGGCGCTTTTTTCGAGCGCACTTGCAATCGATGCACCGGACGCGTCGGATGCATCGAGCGGTACGCCGGACCTCGAAAGGGATCTCGAGCGCGAAATGCTCGACGGTCTACTCGGGTTGCTTGCCGACCCGACATGCGACAGAAACCAGCGCCCGGGGAGTTCGACGCAAAGCTTCATCGTGGACAAGTGCCATCGGCTGACCGTATCGGATGCGGCGAACGCGCCGAGCGTGATCGAGCTTTGTCAGCGTTTGCAGATCAGTAGACGCACGGTGCAGAACAGTTTTCGCACCGTCGCCGAAACCACGCCCGTGAAGTATCTGCGGTCCGTGCGGCTCAACGGCGTGCGGCGCGAACTGATGGCCACGCGTGCCAGCGACCTCGCCATCGGCGATGCCGCGGCCAACTGGGGCTTCTTCCACATGAGCCACTTCGCCGCCGACTATCAGGAACTGTTCGGCGAACTGCCTTCGCAGACGAGGCGGGCGGGTCGCTAG